One stretch of Mus pahari chromosome 5, PAHARI_EIJ_v1.1, whole genome shotgun sequence DNA includes these proteins:
- the Pask gene encoding PAS domain-containing serine/threonine-protein kinase isoform X2 yields the protein MEDRGPTVFAEDWRCLSECPPVQESPAAQATVEPSKPLSIAHRHLSRKNGLSRLCQSRMALSEDRWSSYCLSSLAAQNICTSKLHCAAAPEYADPTAGPLGSTSCCSLLRGLASGCSGPLLSTPVCNPNKAVFTVDAKTTEILVANDKACSLLGYSSHDLIGQKLAQFFLKSDSEVVEALSEEHVEADGHAAVVFGTVVDIVSRSGEKIPVSVWIKRLQQDRGLCCVVVLEPVERVSAWVAFQSDGTITSCDSLFAHLHGFTSPKDVVGQCVIDLIPSMQLPPPGQHVPKSLKIQRSVGRARDGTTFPLSLKLKSNFKPSGKAETDSEVASEPGYQASVWVFCTISGLITLLPDGTIYGVNHSFALMLFGYGKTELLGKNITFLIPGFYHYMDLAYDNSVQLPDLVSCLDIGSKSGPGEMSSDAQQDWELASGAQGPRIDVVLARGHMPSLDETLKLVGGQVSPRTQTRLETGCKILPSSASQPSLGVDSNPEDGEHLLLTDQQSIPKRNLPARGGQLLSQNQPYTSEIILPVLKEHLLSEIQENISEESPLTHRKWLSKAQQNTTKGSLPIHDEQLLLASQHIQVLGKENPSAAESYREGLLEESKSKPVDAKLFASCQDSEPLVLVKDRSSSVDMCNLQQEAQLELMGVSSPSSPNPWADATMPEPHTTGQIAGGSLTYCPQHRSEWVSQQRGQDSAPSPSGMACVLLGTPTLDEPWPGVRNDREELQTCLIKEQLSKSSCGGTLGISCVELIPAEHPPFTAPVSFCDLGGRDLHASRSGSSSACYALATDLPGVLEAVEAQEADVNSYSWNLKELFVKDQTDRTPSHCSCTTSELSETPSLSVVGSDLDVGSLHRQTSDILVDREMLLLTGTYFDLGEGQRFQEMGAGHDQTELSNISLVSSEHYETSDIESPGCDPPLPDPGPNDMCLSAEKPSLSAQITSTPVAHGATSLQQEIQEGIYSGNCYHRDGLRLSIQFEVKRVELQGSATLFCCWLVKDLFHSHRDSATRTRLFLASLPSSTHSMPELSGSSFGEVLRAKPWFEESPIPAELEGLAACEGEYSHKYSTISPLGSGAFGFVWTAVEKECNKEVVVKFIKKEKVLEDCWIEDPKLGRVTLEIAILSKVDHANIIKVLDIFENQGFFQLVMEKHGSGLDLFAFIDHHPCLDEPLASYIFRQHCRG from the exons AGGACAGGTGGAGCTCTTACTGTCTTTCTTCATTGGCCGCCCAAAACATCTGCACAAGCAAACTGCACTGTGCTGCTGCACCTGAGTATGCTGATCCTACAGCGGGGCCACTGGGCAGTACATCCTGCTGCTCCTTGCTGCGTGGTCTGGCTTCAGGGTGCTCTGGGCCCCTGCTCTCGACCCCTGTGTGCAACCCCAACAAGGCTGTCTTTACCGTGGATGCCAAGACCACAGAG ATTCTGGTTGCCAACGACAAAGCCTGCAGCCTCCTAGGGTATAGCAGTCATGACCTGATTGGCCAAAAGCTCGCCCAGTTCTTCCTCAAATCCGATTCTGAGGTGGTAGAAGCCCTCAGTGAGGAGCATGTGGAGGCCGATGGCCACGCTGCAGTGGTGTTCGGCACCgtg GTGGACATTGTCAGCCGAAGTGGGGAGAAGATTCCAGTCTCTGTGTGGATAAAGAGGTTGCAGCAAGATCGTGGCTTGTGCTGTGTAGTGGTTCTGGAGCCTGTGGAGAGGGTCTCAGCCTGGGTCGCCTTCCAGAGTGAT GGAACTATCACATCATGCGACAGTCTCTTTGCTCATCTCCATGGGTTCACATCTCCAAAGGATGTAGTTGGGCAGTGTGTCATAGACTTGATTCCATCCATGCAGCTCCCTCCTCCTGGCCAACATGTCCCAAAG AGTCTCAAGATTCAAAGGTCTGTTGGGAgagccagagatggcaccaccttcCCTCTCAGTTTGAAGCTGAAATCAAACTTCAAGCCCAGTGGAAAGGCTGAAACTGACAGTGAGGTGGCCTCTGAACCAGGTTACCAGGCTTCTGTGTGGGTGTTCTGCACCATCAGTGGCCTCATCACGCTGCTGCCAGATGGCACAATTTATGGAGTCAACCACAGCTTTGCACTAATGCTGTTTGGTTATGGAAAGACAGAGCTCCTGGGCAAG AACATCACTTTCCTGATTCCTGGTTTCTACCACTACATGGACCTCGCATATGATAATTCAGTACAGCTGCCAGATCTGGTCAGCTGCCTAGACATTGGCAGCAAGAGTGGGCCTGGGGAGATGAGCTCTGATGCCCAACAGGACTGGGAACTGGCCAGTGGGGCCCAGG GTCCAAGAATTGATGTGGTGTTGGCACGGGGCCACATGCCATCACTAGATGAGACCCTGAAGCTGGTGGGAGGACAAGTCTCCCCTAGGACTCAGACACGATTGGAAACTGGATGCAAGATACTTCCTTCTTCTGCATCTCAGCCCTCCCTGGG GGTGGACAGCAACCCAGAGGATGGTGAGCATTTGTTGCTCACAGACCAGCAAAGCATTCCAAAGAGAAATCTGCCAGCCCGTGGTGGACAGTTACTATCTCAGAACCAACCATACACCTCAGAAATAATCCTACCAGTCCTTAAAGAACATTTATTGTCTGAAATTCAGGAAAATATCTCAGAAGAAAGCCCACTAACCCACAGGAAATGGTTATCCAAGGcccaacaaaacaccacaaaagGAAGCCTGCCAATCCACGATGAGCAGTTATTGCTTGCAAGCCAGCATATCCAAGTCTTGGGAAAGGAGAATCCTTCAGCAGCAGAGAGCTACAGGGAGGGTCTTTTAGAAGAAAGCAAGTCCAAACCAGTGGATGCAAAACTGTTTGCTTCATGTCAAGATTCTGAGCCTCTAGTTTTAGTTAAGGACAGGAGCAGCAGTGTGGACATGTGTAATCTGCAACAGGAAGCTCAGTTGGAGCTGATGGGTGTCAGCAGTCCCAGTAGTCCTAACCCCTGGGCTGATGCCACTATGCCTGAGCCTCATACCACAGGGCAGATAGCAGGTGGGAGCCTGACATATTGCCCACAGCACAGAAGCGAGTGGGTCTCACAGCAGCGAGGCCAGGACTCGGCTCCCAGTCCCTCTGGAATGGCGTGTGTCTTACTTGGGACACCCACTCTGGATGAACCATGGCCAGGGGTGAGAAATGACAGAGAAGAGCTGCAGACTTGCTTGATTAAGGAACAGTTATCCAAGTCAAGCTGTGGGGGAACTCTGGGCATCTCCTGTGTGGAACTCATCCCTGCAGAACATCCTCCTTTCACTGCCCCTGTGTCTTTCTGTGATCTGGGAGGCCGAGATCTGCACGCTAGCCGCTCAGGCAGTTCCTCTGCCTGCTATGCTTTGGCCACCGACCTCCCTGGTGTCCTAGAGGCAGTGGAAGCTCAGGAGGCTGATGTGAATTCTTATTCCTGGAATCTCAAGGAACTCTTTGTCAAGGACCAGACAGACAGAACTCCATCACATTGTTCCTGTACCACATCTGAACTCAGTGAGACACCATCTCTTTCTGTGGTGGGGTCAGATTTAGATGTGGGTAGTCTGCATAGGCAGACTTCAGATATTTTAGTTGACCGAGAGATGTTGCTCCTTACTGGGACCTATTTTGACCTTGGCGAAGGCCAACGGTTCCAGGAGATGGGAGCAGGACATGATCAAACAGAACTGTCTAACATTTCTTTGGTATCCTCTGAACACTATGAAACTAGTGACATAGAAAGCCCAGGTTGTGACCCTCCCTTACCAGATCCTGGTCCCAACGATATGTGCCTATCAGCAGAGAAGCCCAGCCTGAGTGCCCAGATCACTTCCACTCCTGTGGCACATGGGGCCACCAGCCTGCAGCAGGAGATCCAAGAGGGCATCTACTCTGGAAACTGCTACCACCGAGATGGCTTACGACTGA GTATACAGTTTGAAGTGAAGCGTGTGGAGCTCCAGGGCTCTGCGACCCTGTTCTGCTGCTGGCTGGTGAAGGACCTCTTCCATAGCCACCGGGATTCAGCCACCCGAACCCGCCTGTTCCTTGCCAGCCTGCCTAGCTCTACCCACTCCATGCCTGAGCTGTCTGGATCCAGCTTTGGAGAG GTGCTCAGAGCCAAGCCTTGGTTTGAGGAATCCCCAATACCTGCAGAGCTAGAGGGGCTGGCGGCCTGTGAGGGCGAGTACTCCCATAAGTATAGCACCATCAGCCCGCTTGGCAGTGGGGCCTTTGGCTTTGTGTGGACTGCAGTGGAGAAGGAATGCAACAAAGAG GTGGTGGTGAAGTTTATTAAGAAGGAGAAGGTTTTAGAGGATTGCTGGATTGAGGATCCCAAACTTGGAAGAGTTACTTTAGAGATTGCAATTCTGTCCAAGGTGGACCATGCCAACATAATCAAG GTTCTGGATATATTCGAAAACCAAGGGTTCTTCCAGCTAGTGATGGAAAAGCACGGCTCTGGCTTAGACCTCTTTGCTTTCATTGACCACCATCCCTGCTTGGATGAGCCTCTGGCAAGTTACATC